CCCTGACGTACATTAGCCCGGCAGGCGAACCGGCATGAGCAGGTAGGTGAAGTTGGTCTCCGGCGTGGGGAAGTTGCCATCTTCATCGGCCTCAGGCAGCTCTTCCGGTTCTGGGATCATGATGGCTGGGCGCGAAGGCTCGGTAAAGCCGAAGACCACGCGGTCGGTATTGATGACGCCCAAGCCATCCTTGAGGTAGCCCGGATTGAAGGCGATGAGGAATTCATCGCGGCCATGGAATGCACACGGCAGGGTCTCGGTGGCGTTACCGGCATCCGCGCCGGCGGAAAGGGTCACCTGGCCATCGGCGAATTCCATCCGAATCTGCGCGTTGCGATCCGTCAGCAAAGAAACGCGGCGGATTGCTTCTTGCAGCGGGGCGACCTCAATGGAGGCAATATTGGTGTGATTCTTCGGCAGCAGCGGCTGCACATTAGGGAAGTCCGCATCCAGCATGCGCGTGGTGGTCTCGCGATTATCCGCGTGCAGGCCAAAGAGGCCATCGGCACCAATATTGTCATCGGTGCCCACAGCGATTTCCACTGGGATATTCAGGTGCGGATCCAAGGAACGACCGGTTTCCTGCAGGGTCTTCGCAGGCACCAAGAGCTTGGCTTCTACATCCGGCGACTTCGGCTCCCATTCCAAGGTGCGCATTGCCAGGCGGAAGCGGTCCGTTGCCGTCATCTCAATGTCCTTGCCACGGATATCCATGTGCACACCGGTGAGCATGGGCAGGGTGTCATCCTTGCCGGCCGCGGCGGCGACCTGGTGGATGGCCTCGACGAATAGCTGCGGCTGGATGGTGCCGGTAACCTCCGGTAGGACCGGAAGCTGCGGGTAATCATCCAGAGGGATCAGTGGCAGTTCAAAGCGGGAAGAACCAC
This genomic stretch from Corynebacterium tuberculostearicum harbors:
- the dnaN gene encoding DNA polymerase III subunit beta is translated as MDEAVSFRVAKDDLANAVAWVARSLPSKVTQPVLRAMLITADDNGLEFTGFDYEVSTRVRIAGMVDEPGQIAVAGKLLSDIVASLPNKEVEISQVDSKALVTCGSSRFELPLIPLDDYPQLPVLPEVTGTIQPQLFVEAIHQVAAAAGKDDTLPMLTGVHMDIRGKDIEMTATDRFRLAMRTLEWEPKSPDVEAKLLVPAKTLQETGRSLDPHLNIPVEIAVGTDDNIGADGLFGLHADNRETTTRMLDADFPNVQPLLPKNHTNIASIEVAPLQEAIRRVSLLTDRNAQIRMEFADGQVTLSAGADAGNATETLPCAFHGRDEFLIAFNPGYLKDGLGVINTDRVVFGFTEPSRPAIMIPEPEELPEADEDGNFPTPETNFTYLLMPVRLPG